TCCCGGGGCGCCTGTCCCTGCCGGGCTCCCATCGGATATTGGTACCCCTGGATCAGCTCCCCCGGAGCcgtctcttccccaggctgcacTATCCCAGCttgctcagcctctcctcctatgggagatgctccagccccttcgTCGGCTCCGCGGCCCTTCACCGGAGGCGCTCCAGCAGCTCCACATCTGCCTTGTCCTGGGAGCCGGCCCCGGAGCCAGCGCTCCTGGAGGGGCAGGATGCGCCTGCCTGCTTTGCCGCCAGGGCCCATCGCTGGCCCCTGGGCACTGTGTCCTCCAGGAgcccagggctgctctgccacGTGCGGCCCCTGGCCTGTCCCGGTGCCTGGGGTTGCTCATCGCCGGGGCAGGACTTGGCCCTTCCCTTGGTGAGCTTCATGGGGTTCCTCTCTGCCCGTTTCTCCAGGATCAGCTAGCGTGTCTCCACCGGACTTGGCCATGGTGGCGTCTCCATCCAGCTCAGCTGGCTCAGCAACAGCTACAGCATCTCCGTCTGGCTTGGCCATGGTGTCATCTCCATCCAGCACAGCCGTGGTGCCTCCGTCCGGCTCGGCCACAGCATCGTCTCCACCTGGCTCAGCCACAGCGCCTCCATCCGGCTCAACCACGGCATCATCTCCATCTGGCTCGACCACGGCATCGTCTCCACCCGGCTCATCCACGGTGCCTCCATCCGGCTCAACCACAGCATCATCTCCACCCGGCTCATCCACGGTGCCTCCATCCAACTCAACCACAGCATCGTCTCCACCTGGCTCATCCACGGTGCCTCCATCCGGCTCGGCCGTGGCACCTGCCCCATCTTCGCCTGGGCACCCCGAGTCCGCTCCTGCGCCGAGCTCTCCCCCGCCAGCCGTGAGCCGCAGCCCCGAGGACACCTCGGCCGATCCAGCCGGCAGCTCGGGTGAGAGTGGGGCCGGGACCCACGCGGGGTGGGGAGCCGTGTGGGCGGACGGAGGCTGCAGCCACCCGCCGGCTGCCGCTGGGTGCtacggggcgccgtggggcactGCCGGGCTCTGTCACCCAGCCGGGCAGGGGGTGTCGCAGGGGGCGCAGGTCTCCAGGGTCTgcccctcgggctgcccccggcaccggcaccgggatgGCAGGGGTTAATCGctcacccttcctttcccagccCCGGCGTTGCACCCGGCAGCGGGGACCATGGCCACCGAAGGTAGGAGGTGGCCCAGGGCTGGTGCACCCGTGGGTGGGGAGCGATGCAGGGAGCCCGGCTGCACTGGGCTGTGCCGTGCACGCTGCGTGGCCCCGACCGCGGGCAAGGCGGTGCCGGGACCGTGCCGCGGCGGTGCCGGCCACCGTGCCACCTTGCCCCCCGCAGTGCAGCCCCCCGCCAAGACGAACCCCGGCCTCATCGTCGTCGTCTGCCTCTTCGTGGCGGTgctggcggcgggagcggcggtgcTGCTGGTGCGGCTGTGCCGGCGCGGGCGCCCCCGGTTCAGGCGCCTGGACGAGGTGCCCCTGGTGCGTCATgcgcccgcgcggggccggcggccgcccccggggcggcggggacctGCCTCCCGCGTGCTCACGGCCGCCTCTCTCTCTGCTCCACAGGGCAAGGTGACGGAAGGGTCCCCCTTCGCTCGCTACCCGCCCAGGTGACCCGGTGGCTCCcgggagcccggccccggcgcggccgcgctgGACGGGGCCGTCCCCGCGGTGCCGTggggctgcccgcgccgctgAATAAAGCAGCTGCCAGTTTGGCCGATTCTCCCCGTTTCCCGAACCGCCTGCAGCCCGCGTCCCTCCCTGCCGGCTGCGTCACCCGTGGGCGCTGCTCTCGTGGGGTGTCCCCACCTCCGGGAGCCCTGGGCACGGGCAGGGGACCCCCGAGCGCCTCCTGGTGCCCTCCCCGCTGGGGCTGCGCCCCCCTCCAGACCCTCcgtgtcccctgctcccccctgcccggGGACAAAGCCACCGGCCccaggagctgcgggagctgcagGGGGTCCCGGGCCCTTTGGGGGTCCCCTGCCGCTGGGCTGCGCCAGGCCAGGGGCGAGCGCGGGAGCAGGGCCGAGGCGGCGACCCGGCCGCGGTGCCGTGCGGTGCCGCGCGGCCTCCCCCGGCGGGGGGTGGGATGGGAGGGAGCGAGCGGCCAGGCACGCACGCAGCCTTCCTTCTGCTCCGCTGCACTCCGGCTGCAGGGCgccgcggagcgggcggccggtaaggggctgccccgggggctgcgggcgagggcgaggggaggctggggggCGGCGAGCTGGGACCCCGTCCTGCAATGGGGCTGAGCCCCCCTCGCCGGCCTGCACGGCCCTGGGCTGATGCTACTTCTCATCCCAGCTCCGGGAGGACCGAGGGGCTCAGCTCTGGGAAATCAGGGTTTTTCCAGGCAGGAAAAGCCCGGAAAGGCATTCCTGAGCGGCCGCAGGGGCCTGCCTgagcccggggggctgcggggctgcaggCTAATGGGTAACAGGTGCCTGAGGTTCATCGTTAACGTGgtgccggcagctcctgcaaggtGCCGGGGGGATCATGGCCTGGCGGATGCTCTGGGCCGGGGGAGCGGGTCTGAGTGCGGCCCAGCCCTGGCAGATGGGCCCCAAGCCCATCCCCGTGGCCTCAGGCCCAGGCGCCCTTCAGCCGGCCAGCGCGGGGCTTCACTGGCCTCAGGTGGCAGCTCGCCGGGCGTGAACCCCGAGGAGCCGGAGCTAACGCCGgcacggcggcggcagcagccccagcgccccTAAATCAGCGCCGAGAGAAAAACGCGTAAAGAGCCCCTGCGCGGATGCCGTCACGGCCGCCGGGCCTGCAACAGGCCCGGGGAGCGAGGGAGACCGCGGAGCCCGACCACCCACACCAGCCCCAGACGGGGCGtcccggggggcggccggggggtcCCGCcgagcccggggccggggcaggggggctgcagcccccgggTGGCTGCGTGCCCGGTGCCCGTCGGGGCTGAGCACCGCGTCCCGCAGGCGCGGCCGGAGGCAGCACGATGCGACGGAGCCGGACGGCGCTGCCCCTCCTGAGCACGGAGGTGAGGGCGGCCCCGGCGACGGCTCCCCCCGTGTCCCGGCCGCGCGTggggcgccccggcgggggggggggcgcggagtCCCCGGTGTGGGTGTCCCAGCGCCGTGCCCGCGGGCAGCAATAACCGCGATTACGGCACTCAGCGGGAGTTAATTATCCCCCTAATGGGCGGTTAATTATTATTAGCCCCTGCGTAAGTGCACGACggttctggtttttttttccacccgggggggggggggcagctcggCGGTCGCCGGGGGTCCCGCGGCCTCGCCGGGGGTCCCGAGCTCTCTCCAGAGGGGGTCGGGGgtgtcgggcccgggggagggtgcatgcggggccgagccgcccccgggacccccgcgcccccccctccccgatgcATCGGCTCTGCGCGGCCCCCGGCGGCTGCTCCGCGGCCCTTGGCGGGGCCCCGgccggaggcgggggggggggctcgggcctccccccgggccgcggcgccgctgccccggtgcccccgggGATGCAGCGAGGCACCGTGCCCGGCAGGGGGCTCCCGTGCGCTACCGGCGCCCGGTgggagcgggcgggggggggggacggagagACAGGGGGGAGCcgctccccggggtggggggcccgTTTGCAGCGGGGGTCCCGGCTGCGTTTGGGGGAGGGTGTCGGTGGGGATCCTGGCGTCGCGGCCGCTCCGGCGGGAGGGGAGTAGGGTCGGCCCCGTCCAAAGCGCCTCGCCCGGTtcccggggagcggcggcggtgcccggcgcagcccccccccgccgcgacggagcggggccgccccgcacAGCACCCTGGAGAGCTCCCCCGGTACCGGGCTGAGGCCGCGCCGTCTGCCCGCAGCGCTACCGGGACGCCGCCGAgcccgccccgtcggggccgGCACCGGGGTCGGGAGCGGCGGTGAGCGCCGTCCGCCGGCGCTTCTCCGGGAgtccgctgctgccgccgctgggcTGCCGGCACGTCGAGGCGGCCCGCGGCGCCGAGCCCGACGGCGCCAGGGTGGTGTTCACCATCGAGGAGAGCGGCGCCAGCAGCGGCGAGGAGTCCGAGCCGCCCCGGTAAgagcggggcccgcggcggcgggagcggggaggCGCCGAGCCGGGCACAGGCCGGTGGCGGGGACCCGCCGGGGCTCTgcaagtgccccccccccccccgcccggggcctgcctggggcaggggcgGGAAGCGGGGTGGCTCCTGCTGGCCCTCGCCCGGCGCCGAGGCGAGGCAGGCGGCTCCCGTTATTGAGAAATCGCATCTCGTTTTCGCCCtcggaaaaaaaacaaacccaaatagTTTCCTAGACACGTTTGaaagcggcggcggggggggggggggcggggaggggggaagcttcCAAGGAAATAATTGATGTCGGtgttagcttgatttttttttttttcctccttttatgaGGATGCGAATTGACAAACGCCGCGGCCGGGGTGACTAAGGCccgggcggctccggcgggcgccAGTCGCGGCATCCCGGCAGGGGAcaccgggggccgcgccgggcccgctcgggggggggggtgtcgcggcggggctgcagggcccgggctgcgggggggggggggggcgcggggccgggggcggctttTCCCCGaggggggctgccggggcagcggcgctggGCCGTGTCTCCCCCTCCGCCGTCGAGGCGGGGCGGCGCCGTGCTCGGctcgggcgggggggagcggcgggggcGCTCCCGGTGCCCCCCCGGCCGCGTCGCGGTATTTAAGCAGCTGCGCCCGGGCGGCCGCCTCTGggagcgcagcggagcggagccggcaccggggcggcgggacgccggggcaccggggcagcgcggccggttTCAGCACCGGCGAGCGGACagcagcggcggcgccccgccgccatggagcggccccggcagggccccgcgacggcgcggccgccccggcaccTCTGGCGGCAGCCGCGCACCCGCATCCGCATCCCGCAGCGCTTCCGCTCCGCCCCCGAGCGGCACCGCGACGGGCACCGCGACGGGGAGGGGGtgtcggtgccggtgccggtgccgggccgggcccgccgcgccgcgccccgctccTGGCCCTCCTCCCTGCGCGGCCGGTAAGAGCAGCCGCCGGCCCCGAGCTGCCCCCGGCACGGCGGGGTGcagcggggtgggggggcgggggcggggggggcggtgcggTGCAGTGCAGTGTGCAATGGGGAGGGTGCAGTGGGGTGTGCGGTGGGGCGGGGTGTGCAGTGCGGAGGGTGCAGCGGGGTGCGGTGGGGCGGGTGCAGCCGGGTGTGCAGTGGGGCGGGGTGTGCAGTGGGGCGGGGTGTGCGGTGGGGCGGCTGCAGTGGGGCGGGGTGTGCAGGGGCGCTGCAGAGAGGAGCGTTGTCCAGGGAAGTGCGTGGGTGGGTGCAGCGGGGAGCGGGCACCGGGATGGCGGGGGGTGTGCAGCGGGCTGTGAGGAGCAGCctggggggtgcagtggggtgtGTGGTGCCGTGGGGCAGTGGGCTGGGGGGGGTGATGCTGGCAGTGGCGGGGGGAGTGGTGCAGTGCGCACGTTCCCCCTCCTTTGCCCcagcccctcctccccccccccgagggaCCAAGCGATGCCCCAAGGCCTGAACCGCAGTGAGCAGCTGCTGGTGCCCCCGGGGTCGAGCCCAGTCCCCGGCAGCCCCCAGGGCTGGTGCCACGGTGGCCGGGGGCCCCGAGCCCTCTGTGGGGCGCTGGCATTgctgggggggccgcggcgctggggaGGGGCTGCGAGGTCCCGcacggctgcagggcagctctcccTCCCGATGTCACCGCGCGCTGCCGGCGGCAGAGCCGTGGCCCCGTGCAGGGCCCTGGACGCGCTCCCCAGCCTGGCATCGGCCaccccggcctcgccgccgcaGCAGGAGGCAAAGCGATTTCGGGCAGATTTTTAGGACGTGGGAAAGAGGGCAGGGCGGAGGGGCAGCCCCGGCTGGGCTCGGCCCGCTGCTTTGCTCTTGGGTACGTTGGGAGAGGGCCGAGAGCCCCCCCGCCGGCGAGGCCTGGGCCGCCCGGGGCAGCGCGATTAGCGCCGGCGGTAACGAGCCCCCGGCGGCAGCCAGCGAGGGAGGCAGCttcgcggggcagcggccgccccggAGAGCACCCATAAATAACCGCCTCCCCCGGCCGCTCCGCAAGGAacagccgccgctgccgccgcgctcaAATTAAACCAGTCTGTCACTGTCCCCGCCGCCTCCGGTCCCGCACGTCCCTCCTGCTCCCCGGTGGCCCCCGCCGGTCCCTTTTCCTGGCCCCCGGGCACCTGCGGCCAGGCCAGGgcttgtccccatccccatcaccccatccctgtccccatcaccccatccctgtccccgtcaTCCCGTCCCTGTCTCTATATCACATTGTCCCCATCTCCCTATCCCtttccccatcgccccatccccATCTGACTATCCCTGTCTCCATCATTCCATCCCCaccaccatgtccccatccccgtcaCCCTGTCCCCAGGTGACTTGGTCCCTCCCAATGTGGCTCAACTCCGTTTGCTCTGGGCTCCAGCCCTTGCGATGCCCCAAGTTCAGGCACAGCGGGGACCTTGGGGTCCGGCCACACCGGGAGGGGACGGCAGGGGCACCCAGGAGTCCTGCGGCACCATGGGAGGATCCGATggggcctgggccccccccggctgCTGCCTCGGCCCCGCTCTGCTGGGCCCCAGCAGCCTCGCCGCCCGCAGCGGGGTTATTTTTAGGCTGCTCATTCCTCCCTCCCCAGgaacggcccggcccggctcggctcgcaGGGGCGGCACGGCCGAGGCTCCTGCACCCCGCCTGGCCCCGGCTCCTGTGTCACCCCCCCTGCCGCCACACGTGTCCCTGCCGGGGGCGGCCACAGCCGggcaggggacagggacaggctgtCCTGCGGTCCCAGGGGGTCCTGGCTGCCACGCAGCCCGGTGGCGATGGCTTTGCCTTCTGCCCCCGTGTCCCCAAGGTCCTCAAGCCTCCCTGCTCTGTGCCCCGATGTCCCCATCGGCCCCAGCCGCGCTGTCCCTCGCCGGGCGTTGCACGGATCCGGGGCCGTCCGGAGTCACTTGGCAGGGGATGGGAACCCATCTGCCGCAGCACCCTTGTCCTGTGGGATTTCTTGTTGCCGCCCGCTTTGGGGGCATTTTCCCGagctcccccctttccctctccctcctggccaggctcCGACCGTGGCGTGGTGAATCTGGGCCCCCGCCAGCTGGAGGTTATTTTTGCTGCCGGAGGGAACAGCAGGTATCCAGTTGCatcggggggggggacaggacacgGGGTCGGGCCGGGCTGGGTGCCTGGCTCCCACGGCCAAGTGCACCCGGGGGCTGGGACGATGCCGTCTGGCGGCTCCCCACGAGACCCGCCAGGCTCCCTTGTCCCCGCTGTCCATGGCTGCTCCGGTCATCTGGGCCGGTCCCGGCTGGGCCGCGGCTCGGTGCATCCCAgctccgccgcggcgccgggcaccgCGTCCCTCCTGCAGCGCGTCGCTGCCCTTGCAGGGAGCAGCTGCCGCCTCGGGGCCGGCGCGGTGCCACGTGCCCCCGGGCCGGCGGCGTCCCCCCAGCGCGTGGGGCTGGCGCGGTGCCGCCAGCCCCGGGGGATCCGCTCCGCGTGTCGGGCCGGCCGAGCCAGACAGTTGTTTAATTTCCCAGGCGAGGGCGGGAGGGGGAATGGAAAGTTTcccggggagcgccggggctgggaGCGCAATGCGCTTCCTGCGCCGGCCCggagggcagcgcggccgcgccgctcgcgacccccccggccgccgcgccgcccaccCGGGCCCATGGTGCCGCCAGCGCCATGCTGCCCTCGCCGGCCCCGTCGCCCCGCGGCTCGCCCCGCGGCTCGCCCGTCCTCTTCAGGAAGCTCCTGATGAACCAGAGCATCCGCCTGCAGCGGCGCTTCACCGTGGCGCATCCCCTCGGGTAAGGGGGGGacgccgggcgccggggctgaGCCGGGCCGCCGGGGGAGAAGCTGGCTGAGAACGGGCGCCTTCGTCGCAGGGATGCCCCACAcgcgcggggaccccgcggggCTCGGTGGCCCTTCGTGTTTCGGCACGGCAGCCTGCGCCCGGGCCGCAGCCGGCGGCAGCTGGCCGGCAGCTGGGGAGGGAGGATAACGGGGGTTTTCGTGGGACAGCGGGAGGGAAAACAAGGCGCAGAGCTGGCGGCCTTCCCGGCTCTCCGGCGCTGGGCtgatggcggcggcgcggccgtgcCCGCTGGCGGGGCACCAGGGTCACCTTGCACCCCCCTGCCGTCGGGGCCGGTGCATGGGGACGGACGGGGGCACCGTGCCGTCGCGGCCGGCACGCGGGGACGGACGCGGCCAGCCCGGGTGCAGGGCGGCAGCCGATGCCTCCCCGGTGGCAGCGGGATCTATTTTTAGAGGATCGGCCCCGGCACCGCTCGGCGCTTGTTCCTGCCAGCGGCGCGGGGCGGAAAGTAGTTTTTAATCCCGCAACGAGCCTCCCGGGAGGTGCCGGGGGCCGGGTGCCGCTGGGTGCTGCAGCGTCCCGGCCTCGGGGCTGTCCCCGCCGGTGGCCGCCGGGCTGtgccggggaggaggggggggaacagATCTGTAATtcagcgccggggcggcgggagccacAATGCGGCTTTGTGTCCCCGGTGCCAGCGGGGaagggccgcggggccgcgaggACAAGGCGCCGCAGGGAAGGGGCATGACGCGGTGCCGGCTGCGGCGTCGCCGCCGGGGCTGTCCCCCCGGCACGGTCCGGCACCGCGGCCCGGCGGAGCGGCCcggtggggccggggccgtgcgGTCGCTGCCGCGCCATGCACGCGCTCTGGCTCCCAGGGAAGCCGGAGAGCCGCTCCCCGCGCCGGAGGCACTCCTGCATCGGGTGGGTAccgcgccgcggggctcggggACGCGGGGGGCTCGGGGACGCTCCCGGCCGTCGACCGCGGTGGGCAGCGCCGTGCACGGGGGGCCGCGGTCGCACCGGCGCGGAGCAGCATCCCGCGGCGAGGGCGATGCACGGCCGCGAGCGGGGGGCAGCCGGCGGCGATGCCGGGGTGTCCCCCGAGAGCAGGTCCCATCCCGGTGACACCGCGCAGCCCTGGGACGCGCCAAGCGGGCTCTGGCCCCCGGGGTGCTCGGTGGCTGCTGGTACGTGTGTATCGAGCTGCGCCCGTtctcagcagccccagggccgccGCACGCGGAGGGAGGCCAGGAGGGCCCGGAAAACCCTGCGGCCTTTCCCAAGCTCCCATTGTTCTCGgtgggggggtggcaggggaTCCTCCATTGTTCTCGGCAGGGGGCTCGGCACTGCTGGGGGGCGTTGCCCATTGttccgggggggggcagggcagggcccgtCGCCATTGTTCTCCACCGGGGATgcagggggggggggattgttcTGGCAGGGGTGTTGGGGGGCTCCCTGCGGCCCCTGTCCCTGGGGTGACCGGGGGCGGCAGATCCCAGCCTTGCTCCCAGCGCTCCGGGCAGCTCCAGGCGGCACCACGGGGTGCGAGGATGGGACAGGATCCCGGGGTCCTGGGGCAGAATCCTGGGCTCTCCCCACTCCCGGGTGCTGGGGCCGGAGCACGGGTGCAGAGCAGCAAGGCGGCGGCAGGACGTCACCAGCCCCGGGGAGCCGAGCTGAGCCCTGCGGGGCGCCCATCCCCGGGGCCTCGGGGCAGCGCGTCCCCGCCGGGTCCGAgcctcgtcccttctctctcccgCGCAGCTTCGACCTGGAGAATGGCCCGTCGGGCAGGGGCTCGCTGGACCCCCAGGCCAGCCCGGGCTCGGGGCTGGTCCTGCAGGGCACCTTCGCCCACGGCCAGCGCCGCGAGTCCTTCCTCTACCGCTCCGACAGCGACTACGACCTGTCCCCGAAAGCCATGTCCCGAAACTCCTCCATCGCCAGCGACCTGTGAGCATCTctccccccccaatcccccccccggggctgccccacgcTCAGCCCTGTGCCGGGGGCCAGAGCCCGAATCggggccgagccccggggctcACGTGCCGTTTGCTCCCGCAGGCATGGAGAAGACATGATCGTCACGCCGTTCGCACAGGTAGCGCCTCCGCCCGCCACCGAGCCCCCATCCCCGGCACGGCGCCCTGCTCCGGCGGGACCCTCGTGCGCCCGGGCTCACGCGCGCGCGCCACTTGCCGGGGCTTCCCGCAAAGCCGCGGCCTGCGCTCCCGTCCCCCATCGCCCGGCATCGGGGTGCAGCCGGCGACCCCGCGGGTCCCGGCACCCGGGGGGTCTCACAGCCCCGCTCTCGCTCCGGCAGATCCTCGCCAGCCTCCGCACCATCCGCAGCAACTTCGCCGTGCTGACGCACCTCCAGGACCGCGCCGGCACCAAGTGAGCGGGGCGCGGGACGGGGAGGGCGACGGGCTCgcccagggtggtggtggtggtggtggggggggtcccTCGCCCCGGGGGTCCCCGGCCGCCCGAGAGCGCTCAGCGCCCCGTGTTTTGCAGGCGAGCGtcaagcagcagcctgccctccGTGAGCAAGGCCAGCCTCTCCGGTGAGCGCCCTGCACGCGGCGGCTGCCCCCcagtccccagtgtccccagccctGTCCGGTCCCCCGGGGCTCCTGCATGTCTGCGGTgatggggggggagatggggggtgttttgggggtgaactggctgctccccgctgccctgAGCAGCTCCGCTGCCGGGACCCTGCTTTGCCCCGTGCCGAGGCGGCGGTGCCGGGACCCCGGCGGTGccgagcccccgcggcggggcgggaagggggcCCCCGGCTGGGGCAAACCGGCAGCTTTGCCCTTGGGGATCCATGTCGGGTTTTCTCCGGCTCCCTCGCGCCCGGCCGCCCTTCCCACGGTGGAAAGTCTCCCGTTGACGTCAAACCTTCCATTAATAAAACCCTGGGCgtgagcggggccccgcgggagcccggctgctccggcCCGGCTGGCTCCGGCCCCCCCGGGCTGGCTGTTGCCTCGGGGTACCCCGGGGTGCTGGCGCAGACGGTCCCGTCCCCCGGGGCCAGACACGGGGATGCtcggcccggccgggcccccgcgTCCCGCCGGCCCCGTGCCATCACCGCAGCAACGCGCCAAACCGCTGCGGTTTGCACCCAGTCTTCGCGGTCGGGGCTTTACGACCCCGCGAGCCCCGTCGGCTCGGTGCATGGAGGTGCCGGCTGCGATGCCGGGAGCCCGGGGGCGGCCGGcagggccgcggggcgggcggccgggcagaGCCCTTGCCGAGGCGGCCGGCGTCGCCCTCTGCAGAGGATGCCTACCAGAAACTCTCCGTGGAGACGCTGGAGGAGCTGGACTGGTGCTTGGACCAGCTGGAAACCCTGCAGACGAGGCATTCGGTCAGCGAGATGGCCTCCAACAAGGTGAGGGCACCTCGGGTCCCGCTCGCCGCCTCGGgctgctgccagagccccccGCGGCAGTGCCAAGGCACGAGCGGCAAAGCAGGTGCCGGCGCGTCCCCTCTCGCCGGTGTCCCCGGGGCAGGCTGCGACGGAGCCCTCGCTTGTCCCCACAGTTTAAGCGGATGCTGAACAGGGAGCTGACGCACCTCTCGGAGACCAGCCGATCGGGGAACCAGGTGTCCGAGTACATCTCCAGCACCTTCCTGGGTGAGTgctgctgccgggccgggccaggtCGGGCCAGGCGCCCACTCGCTTTTTGCACAAAAATGGGGAGCGGGGGGTTTCTATCCCAGGCGTTTGCATGGGATTTGCTCTCTTGGGAGCGCCAGAGCCTTTGTCACGCTCTGCAGTCCCAGACGGGTGTGAGCACTGGTGCACGCTGGTGCATGCTTGTGCATGCTTGTGCACACTGGGGCATGCTTGTGCGTGCTTGTGCACGCTGGTGCATGCTTGTGCATGCTTGTGCACACTCGTGCATGCTTGTGCGTGCTTGTGCAAGCTGGTGCATGCTTGTGCATGCTTGTGCACGCTGGTGCATGCTTGTGCATGCTTGTGCACACTGGGGCATGCTTGTGCATGCTTGTGCACACTTGTGCACCCTGGTGCAAGGGCTGGCAGCCAGCACGGAGGCTGCCAGTGCCGTCCCCATGCGTGGGCACccgcggggagcccggcgcgCTGCGGGCCCAGCCTGCGGGTGCGGGGGGCCCCGGCGAGGCGGGAGGCCGGGGCTTTCTGCGCCGGGGGCGAGGGGAAGCGCCGCGTTCCTCCCGTTGCCATGGCGCCGCGGTATTATTAGCGCCGGCTGACGTCAATCCTCGGCGTGCAaacgcgcggggccgggggagcgCGCTGCGCCGGGGAGCGCAGGGGTCCCCGGCGTGGGGGCCCGGggcgccgtgccgcggccgggctCCCCGCTCTCAccgcctcccggcgcggcgcagaCAAGCAGCATGAGGTGGAGATCCCCTCGCCCCTGCCCAAGGACAAGGACAAGGAGCGGAAGAAGCGCCCCATGTCGCAGATCAGCGGCGTGAAGAAGCTCACGCACGGCTCCAGCCTCGCGGCCGCCGGCATCCCCCGCTTCGGGGTCCGGACGGCCCAGGAGGGGCTGCTGGCCAAGGTGAGCCCCAGGGCACAGCGGCGCCGGGCACCCCGGGGTCCCCGCGTGCCGGCTGCCACTGACACCTTGTCCCTCTGGCCCCCAGGAGCTGGAGGACACCAACAAGTGGGGGCTCGACGTCTTCAAGATCGCCGAGTACTCGGGCAACCGCCCGCTCACGGTCATCATGTACAGCATCTTCCAGGTGGGCGCCCTGGTGGGCTCGGCACCGCGGCCGGCGCAGCCCCACGCCgggctgtccccatccccatgcccgGCCGGGGCCACCTCCTGCTCTCCCCGCAGGAGCGCGACCTGATGAAGACCTTCCGCATCCCGGCCGACACCTTCATCACCTACATGATGACGCTGGAGGACCACTACCACGCTGACGTGGCCtaccacaacagcacccacgctgcCGACGTAGCCCAGTCCACTCACGTCCTCCTCTCCACGCCGGCGCTGGAGGTGAGCACGGCCCGGAGCTCAGCTCCCGGCATCGCTCTGGCCCTGCTCGCCATCACCCGGTGTCACCATAACCCGGTCCTGCTGTCTTTTTTACCCCCCTCCAGGCCGTCTTCACAGACCTGGAGATCATGGCTGCCATCTTCGCCAGTGCCATCCACGACGTTGACCACCCGGGTGTCTCCAACCAGTTCCTCATCAACACCAGTGAgttggggtgcagggagggctGGGTGCCGACCGGGCATGTGGGACCCTGGTGTTCGGGAGCCACCCCCGTGGTGACAGGCGCTGTCTGGCAGACTCAGAGCTGGCGCTGATGTACAACGACTCCTCGGTGCTGGAGAACCACCACCTGGCCGTGGGCTTCAAGTTGCTCCAGGAGGAGAACTGCGACATCTTCCAAAACCTCAGCAAGAAGCAGAGGCAGTCGCTCCGCAAAATGGCCATCGACATGGTATGGGGGCTCCGGCCAGCCCTGGGCACAGGGTTGGGGTGCCGGTGGGAGCCTGGGTTTGGCGTGGGCTGCCCAGGGTTCACCGCAGGGGGCCTGGACTGAGCC
This is a stretch of genomic DNA from Apteryx mantelli isolate bAptMan1 chromosome 30, bAptMan1.hap1, whole genome shotgun sequence. It encodes these proteins:
- the CIST1 gene encoding uncharacterized homolog isoform X1, with the translated sequence MRLPPGSLSGSVTDGSDSPRKRSGSASVSPPDLAMVASPSSSAGSATATASPSGLAMVSSPSSTAVVPPSGSATASSPPGSATAPPSGSTTASSPSGSTTASSPPGSSTVPPSGSTTASSPPGSSTVPPSNSTTASSPPGSSTVPPSGSAVAPAPSSPGHPESAPAPSSPPPAVSRSPEDTSADPAGSSAPALHPAAGTMATEVQPPAKTNPGLIVVVCLFVAVLAAGAAVLLVRLCRRGRPRFRRLDEVPLGKVTEGSPFARYPPR
- the CIST1 gene encoding uncharacterized homolog isoform X2; this encodes MVASPSSSAGSATATASPSGLAMVSSPSSTAVVPPSGSATASSPPGSATAPPSGSTTASSPSGSTTASSPPGSSTVPPSGSTTASSPPGSSTVPPSNSTTASSPPGSSTVPPSGSAVAPAPSSPGHPESAPAPSSPPPAVSRSPEDTSADPAGSSAPALHPAAGTMATEVQPPAKTNPGLIVVVCLFVAVLAAGAAVLLVRLCRRGRPRFRRLDEVPLGKVTEGSPFARYPPR
- the LOC136994553 gene encoding 3',5'-cyclic-AMP phosphodiesterase 4D-like; protein product: MLPSPAPSPRGSPRGSPVLFRKLLMNQSIRLQRRFTVAHPLGFDLENGPSGRGSLDPQASPGSGLVLQGTFAHGQRRESFLYRSDSDYDLSPKAMSRNSSIASDL
- the PDE4C gene encoding 3',5'-cyclic-AMP phosphodiesterase 4C — protein: MASNKFKRMLNRELTHLSETSRSGNQVSEYISSTFLDKQHEVEIPSPLPKDKDKERKKRPMSQISGVKKLTHGSSLAAAGIPRFGVRTAQEGLLAKELEDTNKWGLDVFKIAEYSGNRPLTVIMYSIFQERDLMKTFRIPADTFITYMMTLEDHYHADVAYHNSTHAADVAQSTHVLLSTPALEAVFTDLEIMAAIFASAIHDVDHPGVSNQFLINTNSELALMYNDSSVLENHHLAVGFKLLQEENCDIFQNLSKKQRQSLRKMAIDMVLATDMSKHMNLLADLKTMVETKKVTSLGVLLLDNYSDRIQVLQNMVHCADLSNPTKPLELYRQWTDRIMVEFFRQGDREREKGMEISPMCDKHNASVEKSQVGFIDFIAHPLWETWADLVHPDAQEILDTLEDNREWYQSMIPHSPSPPPEEHGIALAAGTDKLQFEPTLEEEGESDTEPDGAESPLDEDNSSSKTPATDDSESAEVERLSPGSGERDLRLGDVDNRRALERTLEKDVGSGRPEGSQGSRELCLDTEGNVTFLPLGT